In Zea mays cultivar B73 chromosome 7, Zm-B73-REFERENCE-NAM-5.0, whole genome shotgun sequence, the following proteins share a genomic window:
- the LOC100217190 gene encoding uncharacterized protein isoform X1, protein MAWDLLWLELEQVSSPHGLGSLFACCTYAPSPIWLSALLKSGHPRLAVDFLEQPHLAAILLRSTSPFCVAHHLPIRALAGRHPSSASRSATPSRCFPWTPELQGRTSVSMADQQTSMDELSSTFLSYGAPAPMDEAPVCRSPLCSMAEGPFPSTLLAWAGCGCSAPPYQPSPSSATPPRPCDSSRCSTKCL, encoded by the coding sequence TGGAGCTCGAGCAGGTGAGCTCGCCCCATGGCCTTGGCTCCTTGTTTGCTTGCTGCACGTACGCTCCCTCTCCCATCTGGCTTTCTGCCCTTCTCaagtccggccatccccgccttgCCGTGGATTTCCTCGAGCAGCCCCACCTGGCCGCCATCCTCCTCAGATCGACCTCCCCTTTTTGTGTAGCTCACCATCTCCCCATACGCGCGCTAGCTGGACGCCATCCGAGCTCCGCCAGCCGGTCTGCAACTCCCTCTCGCTGCTTCCCTTGGACGCCGGAGCTCCAAGGTCGTACCTCCGTCTCCATGGCCGACCAGCAAACCTCGATGGACGAGCTCTCTAGCACTTTCCTCTCCTATGGCGCGCCTGCCCCCATGGATGAAGCCCCAGTTTGCCGGTCTCCTCTCTGCTCCATGGCCGAGGGCCCATTCCCTAGCACCCTCCTCGCATGGGCAGGCTGCGGGTGCTCGGCACCCCCCTACCAACCTTCGCCGAGTTCGGCCACCCCTCCTCGTCCTTGTGATAGTAGCAGGTGCTCGACAAAATGCCTGTGA